In one Moritella sp. 5 genomic region, the following are encoded:
- a CDS encoding outer membrane protein transport protein: MRINKVALAVTALLAASQVQAAGFQVSEHSASGLGRAFAGEAAIGDNAASLARNPALMATFDKAQLSVVASYVSPDVDIEGQSNLGPLPKEYFDAEDIAPSQIVPAMYYIQPINDKFAAGLAIYSNYGTGTEYSNDYMAGAAAGKTSIMTVNFNPNISYRVNEQLSLGAGVSVVYATAELERNIGALGGKTIPPSTNAAKMEGDGYGYGWNLGALYEVNENNRFGISYKSKVKTELKGEYTGTGGPAGNAHLMGVTRPVDGTLDINLPSILEVSGYHKLTDKFAVSYSWQYSTWSDFGDIIAESAGCDSTASGGSKGVCLEKKEDYKDSSRYAIGGEYYLSEAVTLRAGYAFDEQAGEATLSIPDTDRQWYTAGLTYKATKALSFDLAAALVAGKEITFDERLAEADPASTITLTSSGDAWIYSAQMNYSF; the protein is encoded by the coding sequence ATGAGAATTAATAAAGTTGCTCTAGCAGTTACAGCATTACTTGCAGCAAGCCAAGTTCAGGCTGCTGGTTTCCAGGTTAGTGAACATTCAGCGTCTGGCCTAGGCCGCGCATTCGCTGGTGAAGCAGCAATCGGCGATAATGCAGCATCACTTGCACGTAACCCTGCGTTGATGGCAACTTTTGATAAAGCACAACTATCTGTTGTGGCTTCTTATGTATCACCAGATGTTGATATTGAAGGACAGAGTAATTTAGGCCCACTTCCTAAGGAATATTTTGACGCTGAAGATATTGCACCCTCACAAATTGTACCAGCAATGTATTACATTCAGCCTATTAACGATAAGTTCGCTGCAGGTTTAGCTATCTATTCAAATTACGGTACTGGTACTGAATATTCTAATGACTATATGGCTGGTGCTGCAGCTGGTAAGACAAGCATTATGACTGTTAACTTTAACCCTAATATTTCTTATCGTGTAAATGAGCAACTAAGCCTAGGTGCAGGTGTAAGCGTTGTATATGCAACAGCTGAATTAGAAAGAAATATTGGTGCTTTAGGAGGTAAAACTATTCCACCTAGTACAAACGCAGCGAAGATGGAAGGTGATGGTTATGGCTACGGCTGGAATCTTGGTGCACTATATGAAGTCAATGAAAATAACCGTTTCGGTATTAGCTACAAATCAAAAGTTAAAACAGAATTAAAAGGTGAGTACACAGGTACAGGAGGACCAGCGGGTAATGCTCATTTAATGGGTGTAACTAGACCTGTTGATGGCACGTTAGATATTAATCTACCTTCCATTTTAGAAGTTTCTGGTTACCATAAACTAACTGATAAATTCGCAGTTTCATATAGCTGGCAGTACAGCACATGGTCTGACTTTGGTGATATTATTGCTGAAAGTGCAGGTTGTGATTCAACAGCTTCGGGTGGCAGTAAGGGCGTTTGTCTAGAGAAAAAAGAAGACTATAAAGACTCAAGTCGTTACGCGATTGGTGGTGAGTACTACCTTTCTGAAGCTGTGACATTACGTGCGGGTTATGCATTTGATGAACAAGCTGGTGAAGCAACGCTTAGTATCCCAGATACAGATCGCCAGTGGTATACAGCTGGTCTAACTTATAAAGCGACAAAAGCACTTTCGTTTGACTTAGCAGCAGCATTGGTTGCTGGTAAAGAAATCACCTTTGATGAACGCTTAGCAGAAGCAGACCCAGCTTCAACAATAACATTAACTTCAAGTGGTGATGCGTGGATCTACTCAGCACAAATGAACTACAGCTTCTAA
- a CDS encoding TetR/AcrR family transcriptional regulator — MTSNKPKPRRGRPPKVTRENSDTRALLIRSGVEVLTESGFAAAGIDGILKKVGVPKGSFYYYFKSKEDFGQAIIDNYASYFAAKLDKCLLDESIAPLERIVKFADEAKQGIVKFEFKRGCLVGNLGQEVAILPQSYRLVLQDIFAVWQTKMQACLETAQQQGDIKQNINCVQQAEYFWIGWEGAVMRARLVQSVQPLDLYIATFITSIATS; from the coding sequence ATGACAAGTAATAAGCCCAAACCTCGTCGAGGTCGGCCACCCAAAGTAACTCGTGAAAATAGTGATACCCGTGCCCTGCTAATTCGCAGTGGTGTCGAAGTATTAACGGAAAGTGGCTTTGCAGCAGCAGGGATCGATGGCATCTTAAAAAAAGTCGGTGTACCAAAAGGATCTTTTTATTATTACTTTAAAAGTAAAGAAGATTTTGGTCAGGCGATCATTGATAACTACGCCAGCTACTTCGCAGCAAAACTTGATAAATGCCTGCTTGATGAATCAATCGCACCGCTAGAACGCATTGTTAAATTCGCAGATGAAGCCAAACAAGGCATTGTTAAATTTGAGTTTAAACGTGGTTGTTTGGTTGGTAATTTAGGCCAAGAAGTGGCTATTTTACCGCAAAGCTATCGCTTAGTGCTGCAAGACATTTTTGCTGTTTGGCAAACCAAGATGCAAGCGTGTTTAGAAACTGCCCAGCAACAAGGCGACATCAAGCAGAACATCAATTGCGTACAGCAAGCTGAATACTTCTGGATTGGTTGGGAAGGTGCGGTAATGCGTGCGCGACTCGTACAGTCAGTGCAACCGTTGGATTTATATATCGCGACGTTTATTACCAGTATTGCCACCAGCTAA
- a CDS encoding MDR family oxidoreductase translates to MFKGILIEKNNDQYTASVQSIDESKLPEGDVSIDVAYSTLNFKDGLAITGKGPVVRSFPMVPGIDLVGTVTQSDSDKFQAGDQVLLNGFGVGEKHWGGLAEKARLNSDWLIKLPAGLSAKQAMAIGTAGYTAMLSVIALERHGITPEKGDVLVTGANGGVGSFAITLLAKLGYRVIASTGRPEEADYLKALGAAEIIDRNTLSEPGRPMVKERWAAAVDSVGSHTLTNVCAGLKYGGVVTACGLAQGMDFPASVAPFILRGITLAGIDSVMRPLADREEAWARLADLLTDDDFTSIGTEISLDEAVATAHDLMAGKVRGRVMVNLQQ, encoded by the coding sequence ATGTTTAAAGGTATCTTAATCGAAAAAAATAACGACCAATATACAGCGTCAGTACAATCAATTGATGAATCAAAACTGCCTGAAGGTGATGTGAGTATTGATGTGGCTTACAGCACACTTAACTTTAAAGACGGTTTAGCAATCACAGGTAAAGGTCCTGTCGTGCGCAGCTTCCCTATGGTACCGGGTATCGATTTAGTCGGTACTGTCACCCAAAGCGATAGCGACAAATTCCAAGCTGGTGATCAAGTATTACTGAATGGTTTTGGCGTGGGCGAAAAGCATTGGGGTGGCCTTGCCGAAAAAGCCCGTCTCAATAGCGATTGGTTAATCAAACTGCCTGCAGGACTATCTGCAAAGCAAGCAATGGCGATCGGAACAGCAGGTTATACAGCCATGTTATCTGTGATTGCGTTAGAGCGTCACGGTATTACCCCCGAAAAAGGCGATGTTTTAGTAACAGGCGCAAATGGTGGTGTTGGTAGCTTTGCTATTACCTTATTAGCAAAACTGGGTTATCGCGTTATTGCATCGACCGGTCGTCCAGAAGAAGCCGATTACCTAAAGGCATTAGGCGCAGCTGAGATCATCGATCGTAATACACTGTCAGAACCAGGCCGTCCAATGGTTAAAGAACGTTGGGCAGCTGCGGTTGATTCTGTTGGTAGCCATACACTTACCAATGTATGTGCAGGTCTTAAGTACGGTGGAGTGGTGACAGCCTGTGGTTTAGCACAAGGCATGGATTTTCCTGCAAGCGTAGCACCCTTTATTTTACGTGGTATTACGTTAGCGGGGATCGACAGTGTTATGCGTCCACTTGCAGACAGAGAAGAAGCATGGGCACGTTTAGCCGATTTATTAACAGACGATGACTTTACGTCTATTGGCACAGAGATCAGCTTAGATGAAGCTGTAGCAACAGCGCATGATCTAATGGCAGGTAAAGTGCGCGGTCGTGTAATGGTTAATTTACAACAATAA
- a CDS encoding LysR family transcriptional regulator, which produces MDKFSDMTMFVSIVKHHGLAAAGRDLGLSPATMTARLQALEERYGVKLLNRSTRHVSLTDSGELYHKACIEILENVSETENLILNGVKEVKGSLKISAPKDIGKQYILPILSEFCKQYPDVVPYLYLNDDVSNIAESGIDIVIRYGELADSSLISRRLSSSQRVLCASPEYLAKHGTPLTPQDLVNHDCLAMIRSHEELKTWHFQDQDKKNAITVIPKRFSDDGEVIRYWALEGAGIALKSILDVQDDIHNLRLVTVLNGYMTNFNTSTSVSSADLNVVYISKKYQPKRIRLFLDFLFDRFSGMTKKQ; this is translated from the coding sequence ATGGATAAATTTTCTGATATGACCATGTTTGTGAGCATTGTTAAACACCATGGGCTCGCTGCAGCGGGTCGTGATCTAGGTCTTTCTCCTGCGACAATGACTGCTAGACTTCAGGCTCTTGAAGAAAGGTATGGTGTGAAGCTACTTAACCGAAGCACAAGGCATGTGTCGTTGACGGATTCTGGTGAGCTTTATCATAAAGCCTGTATTGAGATATTAGAGAATGTAAGTGAAACCGAAAACCTTATCCTAAATGGTGTAAAAGAAGTGAAAGGTTCACTAAAAATCTCAGCGCCAAAGGACATAGGTAAGCAATACATTCTGCCTATATTGTCTGAGTTCTGTAAGCAATATCCAGATGTGGTGCCGTATCTATATCTGAACGATGATGTTTCTAATATTGCAGAATCGGGTATCGATATTGTTATTCGGTATGGAGAGCTTGCTGACAGTAGTTTGATATCTCGACGACTATCATCCAGTCAACGAGTGCTATGCGCATCGCCAGAATACCTCGCAAAGCACGGCACGCCATTAACGCCACAGGACTTGGTTAATCATGATTGTCTCGCAATGATCCGTAGTCATGAGGAACTGAAAACATGGCACTTTCAAGATCAAGACAAGAAGAACGCGATCACTGTTATCCCTAAGCGATTCTCAGATGATGGTGAAGTGATTCGATATTGGGCATTAGAGGGGGCGGGGATAGCGCTTAAATCTATTCTAGATGTGCAAGATGATATTCATAATTTACGCCTTGTTACCGTGCTTAATGGCTATATGACGAATTTTAATACATCAACTTCAGTATCAAGCGCAGATTTAAATGTGGTGTATATTAGTAAGAAGTACCAACCGAAACGAATTAGACTATTTTTGGACTTTTTGTTTGATAGATTCAGCGGTATGACTAAAAAGCAGTAG
- a CDS encoding alkene reductase, with protein MSKLFQKTNLKDLDLQNRVVMAPMTRARTSQPGNIPNEMMATYYKQRATAGLIISEATQISDDSQGYSFTPGVYTDEQVKGWQPITKAAHDQGAAMFCQLWHVGRVSHPTFQKGELPIAPSALAPVETKVWISDDQGNGNMVDCIQPRAMNQADINRVISDFAYAAKRAVEAGFDGVEIHGGNGYLIDQFLRTNSNKRTDNYGGTRENRLRFLLEVVDAVIEAIGADKVGVRLAPFITFKDMDCPDIVPTILNASKALQARDIAYMHLSEADWDDAPVIPESFRIELRQIFTNTIIVAGSYTQERANEILSQGYADLVAFGRPFVSNPDLVSRLKNNNELADLDGATLFGGNTLGYTDYPTLDTL; from the coding sequence ATGAGTAAATTATTTCAGAAAACAAACTTAAAAGATTTGGATTTACAAAACCGAGTGGTCATGGCTCCAATGACCCGCGCTCGCACAAGTCAACCAGGTAACATACCAAATGAAATGATGGCAACATACTACAAGCAACGTGCAACTGCTGGTTTAATCATTTCTGAAGCGACTCAAATTTCAGATGATTCTCAGGGTTACTCATTCACTCCAGGTGTTTACACCGACGAACAAGTAAAAGGCTGGCAACCAATAACTAAAGCTGCACACGACCAAGGTGCCGCTATGTTTTGCCAACTATGGCATGTGGGTCGCGTTTCTCACCCTACATTCCAGAAAGGTGAACTACCTATCGCACCTTCAGCCCTAGCACCAGTTGAAACTAAAGTTTGGATTTCTGATGACCAAGGTAACGGCAACATGGTTGATTGCATTCAACCCCGAGCGATGAATCAAGCCGACATAAATCGCGTTATTAGCGATTTTGCTTACGCTGCAAAACGCGCTGTAGAAGCGGGTTTTGATGGGGTTGAGATCCACGGTGGTAATGGTTACCTGATCGACCAATTCCTTCGCACAAACTCAAACAAGCGTACTGATAACTATGGCGGCACGCGTGAGAACCGTCTCCGCTTCTTACTTGAAGTTGTTGATGCTGTAATTGAAGCAATCGGTGCAGATAAGGTGGGGGTTCGCCTTGCTCCATTCATCACATTTAAAGATATGGACTGCCCAGATATCGTTCCAACAATCCTTAATGCATCAAAAGCATTACAAGCGCGTGATATCGCTTACATGCACTTATCAGAAGCAGATTGGGATGATGCACCCGTTATCCCTGAGAGCTTTCGTATTGAGTTGCGACAAATTTTCACTAACACCATCATTGTCGCGGGTAGCTACACGCAAGAACGTGCAAATGAAATACTAAGCCAAGGTTACGCTGACCTAGTAGCCTTCGGTCGTCCATTCGTGTCAAATCCAGACTTGGTTTCACGTTTAAAGAACAACAATGAACTCGCTGACTTAGACGGCGCGACTCTGTTTGGTGGTAACACACTTGGTTACACTGACTATCCAACTCTCGATACTCTTTAA
- a CDS encoding bifunctional UDP-sugar hydrolase/5'-nucleotidase, protein MTFSKPFTARLTAVSVALLLAGCAQTSQPDDVFNLTVAHINDTHSNFDPVKSSFTANGDRVYNEFGGHPRLKTMSDEYKQEAEQNDESFLFLHGGDAWQGSAYFKLNEGAMNADILSMFGIDAMALGNHEFDLNNAKLNQFISDINFPVLAANVDTSEDADLKDQTNLRPFMVYAFDGNKKTALTDLDNLPTDKDLVAVFGLALDNMANIAPNTGDVKFLNMVTSAQATVDMLKAKGVNNIIALTHIGNAVDVDVASKVNGIDLIVGGHSHTLLGDFTNLGLHNNGTYAQMVKNPDNMGQTCVVQAGEYAQAIGRLQVSFNQQGDIVNCNGHNVLLSNDEFYSQPSRQASEKFDTAATQGVVEFIDQADNITITAEEAAMRKRIDVNYKPAVDNAYGKTIAQVPVELKHERRPGDRGSDKHGSDVAPILAEGQYFWANTAEVQKVTGMKVDFALIGAGGIRTNIEAGEYRAGNVSLEMLPFSNFMSVVPVSGKVIKTLINDTVSATLAAGSHAGKFPYGGHIRYSYTETVANKAGKVDFVEVMSGTTDAPSWTAIEDSKTYNVALNNYNATGNDGWTPFYEAQKNSSKRVDLAYVDGKLTGFKVKNIAKLGKKYKVNYQGEAPNCKAANTVCNTDAQAVIDYISSERNTLTPLNYEVVTFNRAQ, encoded by the coding sequence ATGACGTTTTCAAAACCGTTTACCGCACGCTTAACCGCTGTTTCTGTCGCGTTATTATTAGCTGGCTGTGCTCAAACATCACAACCTGACGATGTATTTAACCTGACTGTTGCCCATATCAATGATACCCATTCCAACTTCGATCCTGTGAAGTCGAGTTTTACTGCGAATGGCGACAGGGTTTATAACGAATTTGGTGGTCATCCTCGTTTAAAAACCATGTCTGATGAGTATAAGCAGGAAGCAGAGCAAAATGATGAAAGCTTTTTGTTCTTACATGGCGGTGATGCGTGGCAGGGCAGTGCGTACTTCAAGTTAAATGAAGGCGCGATGAATGCAGACATCTTAAGTATGTTTGGTATCGATGCAATGGCATTAGGTAATCATGAATTCGATCTTAACAATGCGAAACTTAATCAATTCATCAGTGACATTAATTTTCCGGTATTAGCAGCAAATGTCGATACCAGTGAGGATGCAGATTTAAAAGACCAAACCAATTTACGTCCTTTCATGGTGTATGCGTTTGATGGTAATAAAAAGACGGCGTTGACGGATTTAGATAACCTACCTACAGATAAAGACTTGGTGGCGGTATTTGGTTTAGCACTGGATAACATGGCTAATATTGCACCGAATACGGGTGATGTTAAATTCTTAAATATGGTGACTTCTGCACAAGCGACCGTTGATATGTTGAAAGCGAAAGGCGTGAACAATATTATCGCCTTAACGCACATTGGCAATGCGGTAGACGTCGATGTAGCAAGTAAAGTAAACGGCATTGACTTGATAGTAGGTGGTCACTCACATACGTTGTTAGGTGATTTCACTAACCTTGGATTACACAATAACGGCACGTATGCGCAGATGGTGAAAAACCCAGATAATATGGGTCAAACCTGTGTGGTACAAGCGGGTGAATATGCACAAGCAATTGGTCGTTTACAAGTAAGTTTTAATCAACAAGGTGACATCGTTAACTGTAATGGCCATAACGTATTACTGAGCAATGATGAATTCTATTCACAGCCATCACGACAAGCGAGTGAAAAGTTTGATACAGCAGCGACGCAAGGTGTGGTTGAGTTTATTGATCAAGCAGACAACATCACAATCACCGCTGAAGAAGCGGCAATGCGTAAACGTATTGATGTGAACTACAAGCCAGCTGTTGATAACGCTTACGGTAAAACCATTGCTCAAGTACCAGTAGAATTAAAACATGAACGTCGTCCTGGCGATCGTGGCAGTGATAAACATGGTTCTGATGTAGCGCCTATTTTAGCTGAAGGCCAGTACTTCTGGGCAAATACAGCCGAAGTTCAAAAAGTAACAGGGATGAAAGTTGATTTTGCTTTAATCGGTGCTGGTGGTATTCGTACTAACATTGAAGCGGGTGAGTACCGTGCGGGCAACGTGTCGTTAGAAATGCTGCCATTTTCTAATTTTATGTCTGTAGTACCTGTGTCGGGTAAAGTGATTAAAACATTAATTAACGACACGGTCAGTGCAACACTTGCTGCTGGTTCACACGCAGGTAAATTCCCTTATGGCGGTCACATCCGTTATAGCTACACAGAAACAGTCGCTAACAAAGCGGGTAAAGTTGATTTTGTGGAAGTGATGAGTGGTACAACTGATGCGCCGTCATGGACTGCGATTGAAGATAGCAAAACTTATAATGTTGCGTTAAACAACTACAACGCGACGGGTAACGACGGTTGGACTCCGTTCTATGAAGCACAAAAGAACAGCTCTAAGCGTGTTGATTTGGCGTACGTTGATGGCAAGCTAACTGGTTTTAAAGTGAAGAATATTGCAAAGCTTGGTAAGAAATACAAAGTAAATTACCAAGGTGAAGCGCCAAACTGTAAAGCGGCGAACACTGTGTGTAATACCGATGCACAAGCGGTCATTGATTACATCAGTAGTGAACGTAATACATTAACGCCACTTAACTATGAAGTAGTGACGTTTAATCGCGCACAGTAG
- the groL gene encoding chaperonin GroEL (60 kDa chaperone family; promotes refolding of misfolded polypeptides especially under stressful conditions; forms two stacked rings of heptamers to form a barrel-shaped 14mer; ends can be capped by GroES; misfolded proteins enter the barrel where they are refolded when GroES binds), protein MAKDVKFGLDARDKMLNGVNILANAVKVTLGPKGRNVVIDKSFGAPLITKDGVTVAKEIELEDKFENMGAQMLKEVASQANEAAGDGTTTATVLAQAIVNEGLKAVAAGMNPMDLKRGIDQAVKAAVTELKELSVPCSDTKAVEQVGTISANSDASVGKIIAEAMDRVGKEGVITVEDGQALEDELDVVEGMQFDRGYLSPYFVTNQETGSVELESPFILLVDKKVSNIRELLPVLEGVAKASKPLLIIAEDLEGEALATLVVNNMRGIVKVAAVKAPGFGDRRKAMLQDIAMLTAGTVISEEIGMELEKATVAELGQAKRIIITKDETTIIDGIGDEATIQGRVAQIRKQIEDSSSDYDKEKLQERVAKLSGGVAVIKVGAATEIEMKEKKARVDDALHATRAAVEEGVVAGGGVALVRAAAAIQGLEGDNQDQTVGIKVALRAMEAPLRQIVQNAGDEASVVANNVREGEGSYGYNAGSGEYGDMIAMGILDPTKVTRSALQFAASVAGLMITTEAMITDVPVDASGPSMPDMGGMGGMGGMM, encoded by the coding sequence ATGGCTAAAGACGTAAAATTCGGCTTAGACGCACGCGATAAAATGCTTAACGGCGTAAACATTCTTGCGAATGCAGTAAAAGTAACATTAGGCCCTAAAGGTCGTAACGTTGTAATCGATAAAAGCTTCGGTGCACCACTGATCACTAAAGATGGTGTAACAGTAGCAAAAGAAATCGAGTTAGAAGACAAATTCGAAAATATGGGCGCACAAATGCTGAAAGAAGTTGCTTCTCAAGCAAATGAAGCGGCTGGTGACGGTACAACTACAGCAACAGTGCTTGCACAAGCAATCGTTAATGAAGGCCTAAAAGCCGTTGCTGCGGGCATGAACCCAATGGATCTGAAACGCGGTATTGACCAAGCGGTTAAAGCTGCAGTTACAGAACTAAAAGAACTGTCAGTACCTTGTTCAGATACGAAAGCAGTTGAACAAGTTGGTACTATCTCGGCAAACTCTGACGCAAGTGTAGGTAAAATCATTGCTGAAGCAATGGATCGTGTTGGTAAAGAAGGTGTTATTACGGTTGAAGACGGCCAAGCACTGGAAGACGAACTCGATGTTGTTGAAGGTATGCAGTTCGACCGTGGTTACCTATCACCTTACTTCGTAACAAACCAAGAAACGGGTAGCGTTGAATTAGAATCACCATTTATCTTATTAGTAGATAAGAAAGTGTCTAACATTCGTGAACTACTACCTGTACTTGAAGGCGTAGCTAAAGCATCTAAACCATTATTAATCATTGCTGAAGACCTTGAAGGCGAAGCACTGGCTACATTAGTAGTGAACAACATGCGTGGTATTGTTAAAGTTGCAGCTGTTAAAGCACCTGGCTTTGGCGACCGTCGTAAAGCAATGTTACAAGATATTGCAATGCTAACTGCTGGTACTGTTATCTCTGAAGAGATCGGTATGGAGCTAGAAAAAGCTACTGTTGCAGAACTTGGCCAAGCAAAGCGTATCATCATCACGAAAGATGAAACAACGATCATTGATGGTATCGGTGACGAAGCGACTATCCAAGGTCGTGTAGCTCAAATCCGTAAGCAAATCGAAGATTCGTCTTCAGATTACGATAAAGAGAAACTACAAGAGCGTGTTGCTAAACTTTCTGGCGGTGTTGCGGTAATTAAAGTTGGCGCAGCAACTGAAATCGAAATGAAAGAGAAAAAAGCCCGCGTTGATGATGCATTACATGCAACTCGCGCAGCGGTTGAAGAAGGCGTTGTAGCTGGTGGTGGTGTTGCACTTGTTCGCGCTGCTGCAGCAATCCAAGGTCTTGAAGGTGATAACCAAGATCAAACAGTCGGTATTAAAGTTGCACTAAGAGCAATGGAAGCACCATTACGTCAAATCGTGCAAAATGCTGGTGATGAAGCATCTGTTGTGGCAAACAACGTTCGTGAAGGCGAAGGTAGCTACGGTTACAACGCTGGTTCAGGTGAATATGGCGACATGATTGCGATGGGCATCTTAGATCCAACTAAAGTAACACGTTCAGCACTACAGTTTGCTGCATCTGTTGCGGGTCTTATGATCACGACTGAAGCAATGATCACTGACGTACCTGTTGATGCATCAGGACCATCTATGCCTGATATGGGCGGAATGGGTGGAATGGGCGGCATGATGTAA
- a CDS encoding co-chaperone GroES, with protein MTIRPLHDRVIVRRQEQETKSAGGIVLTGASATLSTRGEVIAVGNGRLLDSGEVRPLAVNVGDTVIFSEGYGVKTEKLEGKEVLIMSEADILAIVE; from the coding sequence ATGACAATTCGTCCACTACACGATCGCGTGATCGTTCGTCGCCAAGAACAAGAAACTAAATCAGCAGGCGGTATCGTACTTACTGGTGCATCTGCGACATTATCGACACGCGGTGAAGTTATTGCTGTTGGTAACGGCCGTTTATTAGATAGCGGTGAAGTACGCCCACTGGCTGTTAACGTTGGCGATACTGTTATTTTTAGTGAAGGCTATGGCGTTAAAACTGAAAAGCTAGAAGGCAAAGAAGTTTTAATCATGAGTGAAGCTGATATTTTAGCTATCGTTGAATAA
- a CDS encoding MATE family efflux transporter, producing the protein MKDKHGLLSAPVSQVMTKMAVPMAYGLLAVLGFSLVDTYFVSLLGTQALAAISFTFPVTFFVSALAMGLGTGLSACLARLLGQGQHQDAARLTSDGLLLALTTVLTVAVIGINSIEPLFRLLGATDTLMVYIQDYMFYWYVAIPFLVIPMVGNAAIRATGDTKTPSRVMIIAGFMNGILDPLLIFGIGPFPELGVKGAAIASGLSWLITFAVAIYLLRYREQLLLLTKPNLANMLKNWRKIAAIGLPASLTNMLSPVNNAFVMWQLAAFSTTAVAAYGAGTRLEAILLIGMIAVSSMLSPFIAQNSSAKNPQRCLTAIKLAIRYSLISQLSIYLIIALAAPYIATLFSDDAAVISHLSLYLYIIPATFAMQGIMMAVASSLNGFNRPMPALSLSVLRSLLIISLSSLGGFYYGEKGVFFGIASANVLVGLLALYYAQQLRIELRNELGDKLENEFQLK; encoded by the coding sequence TTGAAAGATAAACACGGCCTTCTCTCGGCACCCGTCTCTCAGGTAATGACAAAAATGGCAGTACCTATGGCCTATGGTTTATTAGCTGTACTTGGCTTTAGCTTAGTGGACACTTACTTTGTTAGCTTGCTGGGTACGCAAGCCTTAGCCGCGATCAGTTTTACTTTCCCTGTCACCTTTTTTGTTTCCGCATTAGCCATGGGCTTAGGCACGGGTTTATCTGCTTGCTTAGCGCGTTTATTAGGTCAAGGTCAGCACCAAGATGCGGCGCGATTAACCTCTGACGGACTATTGTTAGCACTTACTACTGTATTAACCGTCGCTGTTATTGGCATTAACAGCATAGAACCATTATTTCGGTTGCTGGGTGCGACAGATACTTTAATGGTCTACATTCAAGATTATATGTTCTATTGGTATGTCGCGATCCCCTTCCTCGTTATCCCTATGGTTGGCAATGCCGCTATTCGCGCCACTGGTGATACAAAAACCCCAAGCAGAGTCATGATCATTGCTGGTTTTATGAATGGCATACTCGACCCATTACTTATTTTTGGCATAGGTCCTTTTCCTGAACTCGGTGTAAAAGGCGCTGCTATTGCGTCTGGTTTATCCTGGTTAATTACCTTTGCAGTGGCGATTTACTTATTGCGTTATCGTGAACAGTTATTGCTATTAACCAAACCAAACCTAGCCAACATGTTAAAAAATTGGCGTAAGATTGCGGCGATAGGGTTGCCAGCCTCTTTGACCAATATGCTGAGTCCAGTAAACAATGCCTTTGTGATGTGGCAATTAGCGGCGTTTAGCACCACAGCTGTGGCCGCTTATGGCGCAGGAACACGGCTGGAAGCGATTTTATTAATCGGCATGATTGCGGTCAGTTCGATGCTCTCGCCTTTCATCGCTCAAAACTCGTCAGCGAAGAATCCGCAGCGTTGCTTAACCGCGATCAAACTGGCGATCCGTTACTCGCTAATTTCACAATTAAGCATTTATCTAATCATTGCCTTAGCTGCCCCTTATATAGCGACATTATTCAGTGATGATGCGGCGGTGATCAGCCACTTATCGTTATACCTTTATATTATTCCTGCGACTTTTGCTATGCAGGGTATTATGATGGCGGTCGCGTCTAGTTTAAACGGCTTTAATCGACCTATGCCAGCACTGAGTCTTAGCGTGCTGCGCTCTCTGCTAATCATTAGTCTATCGAGTCTTGGTGGTTTTTATTATGGTGAAAAAGGTGTTTTCTTTGGTATCGCTAGCGCCAATGTTTTAGTCGGTTTATTAGCTTTATATTACGCCCAGCAATTACGCATCGAGCTGCGTAATGAATTAGGCGATAAATTAGAGAATGAATTTCAGCTAAAGTAA